The following coding sequences lie in one Silene latifolia isolate original U9 population chromosome 5, ASM4854445v1, whole genome shotgun sequence genomic window:
- the LOC141657711 gene encoding putative wall-associated receptor kinase-like 16 isoform X3, with protein MYKAMFDGKVVGIKTSENPDPNPELVDLLLTAAAIGMVLHHNNMIDIYGCCLETRVPMVLYEIYPKIDLYKHLHGDMALRKPLLWTTRIRVAVDVAYALSYMHNALSQSVVHRDVMSFGILLDPSFHAKLAFFDHSVAITRGKRDQKWPVHGTLGYIDPGYIETQEVTEKCDVYSFGVLMLELLTSRDPVEMARCGDDLVDEFVSEVEKNGFKAMIDIILWEEGNMDEIQRFARLALKCAAKKGEERPSMINVVEELWVIQDHVNNRTGNEA; from the coding sequence ATGTACAAGGCCATGTTTGATGGCAAGGTCGTAGGTATCAAAACCTCTGAAAATCCTGACCCAAATCCCGAACTTGTTGATCTCTTGTTAACTGCTGCCGCCATAGGAATGGTTTTACATCATAACAATATGATTGATATCTATGGCTGTTGTCTTGAGACCCGTGTCCCAATGGTGTTGTATGAAATCTACCCGAAGATAGACCTTTATAAGCATTTACATGGGGATATGGCTCTTCGGAAGCCATTGCTATGGACCACCCGAATAAGGGTAGCAGTAGATGTTGCTTATGCACTTTCTTATATGCATAATGCCTTATCACAGTCGGTGGTTCATAGAGATGTCATGTCATTTGGGATATTACTTGACCCGTCATTCCATGCAAAGTTAGCCTTCTTTGACCACTCTGTGGCCATTACTCGAGGGAAAAGAGATCAAAAATGGCCAGTTCATGGGACTTTGGGATACATTGACCCGGGATACATTGAAACCCAGGAAGTTACAGAAAAATGTGATGTCTATAGTTTTGGAGTTTTGATGTTGGAGTTGTTAACTTCAAGGGATCCCGTTGAAATGGCTCGATGTGGGGACGATTTGGTCGATGAGTTtgtatctgaggtggagaaaaaTGGTTTTAAGGCGATGATTGATATCATTCTTTGGGAAGAAGGTAATATGGATGAGATCCAGAGGTTTGCGCGACTTGCCTTGAAATGTGCagcgaagaaaggagaggaacgGCCGAGTATGATCAACGTTGTTGAAGAGCTATGGGTGATACAAGATCATGTGAACAACAGAACTGGAAATGAAGCCTAA
- the LOC141655685 gene encoding putative wall-associated receptor kinase-like 16: protein MKLGVFSEFFSLLGFKWERKNRKKVKEVQKIESKEDYFIKNGGILLEKQIALSQVLCHDNMIKLYGCCLETCVPITVNEFYPSKALYEHLYGGMSLQKPLTWTNRLRAATDIAYALSYMHNALSQPVVHRDITSFAVLLDSSSNVKLSHFDHSVAISPGQRDRWPVHGAPGYIDPEYIETQEVTEGCDVYSFGVLMLELLTSRDPIEMARCGNNLVYEFVFEVEKNRFQAMIDRILLEESNMDEIQRFAQLALKCVAKKGEERPSMITIVEELWVIQDQGNNGKWNKA from the exons atgaaattGGGTGTGTTTTCTGAGTTCTTTTCTCTGTTGGGTTTTAAATGGGAGAGGAAGAACAGGAAGAAAGTCAAGGAAGTGCAGAAGATTGAATCAAAGGAAGATTATTTCATCAAGAATGGTGGTATTTTGTTGGAAAAACAGATTGCTTTGAGCCAAG TTTTGTGTCATGACAATATGATCAAGCTCTATGGCTGCTGTCTTGAGACCTGTGTCCCCATCACGGTGAACGAATTTTACCCAAGTAAAGCTCTTTATGAGCATTTATATGGTGGCATGTCACTTCAAAAACCATTGACGTGGACCAACCGGTTAAGGGCAGCAACTGATATTGCCTATGCTCTTTCTTATATGCATAATGCTTTGTCACAGCCAGTTGTTCATAGAGATATCACGTCATTTGCTGTATTACTTGACTCGTCCTCCAATGTGAAACTAAGCCACTTTGACCACTCAGTGGCCATTTCCCCAGGGCAAAGAGATCGATGGCCTGTTCATGGGGCTCCGGGATACATTGACCCGGAAtacattgaaacacaagaagttACAGAAGGGTGCGATGTCTATAGCTTTGGGGTTTTGATGTTGGAGTTATTAACTTCACGGGATCCCATTGAAATGGCTCGATGTGGCAACAATTTGGTCTATGAGTTTGTATTTGAGGTGGAGAAAAATCGTTTTCAGGCAATGATTGACAGGATTCTGTTGGAAGAAAGTAATATGGATGAGATCCAGAGGTTTGCGCAACTTGCTTTGAAATGTGTGGCGAAGAAAGGAGAAGAACGACCAAGTATGATCACCATTGTTGAAGAGCTATGGGTGATACAAGATCAAGGGAACAACGGGAAGTGGAATAAAGCCTAG
- the LOC141657711 gene encoding wall-associated receptor kinase-like 4 isoform X1, whose product MKLGILAKLLFRSGQAKSERKNTKKNNEVQKFEAKEEYFTKNGGILLEKQIALSQGKDIGARQLKILSEDEIVKATNNYDPDLIVGSFRGQNLYKGIINDKVVAIKAPQKRGPDPELVDRFLIAVSIKTVLCHNNMIGIYGCCLETCVPMTVHEYYPNKDLHNHLHGDLALQKPLTWTSRLGAAIDIAYALSYMHNALSKPVVHRDVMSFGILFDSSFHAKLSYFDHSVAITPGKKDQSLPVHGSPGYIDPEYIETQEVTAKCDVYSFGVLMLELLTSRDPFEMAQCGNNLVDEFVSEVERNGLKALIDLILMEEANLDEIQCFARLALKCVAKKGEKRPSMVSVVEELWLIQEGQVKPNTLHEQ is encoded by the coding sequence ATGAAATTGGGTATATTAGCAAAGTTGCTTTTCCGGTCAGGTCAAGCCAAATCGGAGAGGAAGAACACGAAGAAAAACAATGAAGTGCAGAAGTTTGAAGCGAAGGAAGAGTATTTCACCAAAAATGGTGGTATCTTGTTGGAAAAGCAGATTGCTTTGAGCCAAGGTAAGGATATAGGAGCACGACAGCTCAAAATTTTATCCGAGGATGAAATCGTTAAAGCTACAAATAACTATGATCCTGATCTCATCGTTGGTAGTTTTCGCGGTCAAAATCTTTACAAGGGTATAATAAATGACAAGGTGGTAGCTATCAAAGCCCCTCAAAAACGCGGCCCAGATCCCGAACTTGTGGATCGCTTCTTGATTGCTGTCTCCATAAAAACAGTTTTATGTCATAACAATATGATTGGGATCTATGGCTGCTGTCTCGAGACCTGTGTCCCAATGACAGTCCATGAATACTATCCAAATAAAGATCTTCATAATCATTTACATGGAGATTTGGCACTTCAGAAGCCTTTGACATGGACCAGCCGGCTAGGGGCAGCAATTGATATTGCCTATGCACTTTCTTACATGCATAATGCCTTGTCAAAACCAGTGGTTCATAGAGATGTCATGTCATTTGGGATATTATTCGACTCGTCATTCCATGCGAAACTAAGCTACTTTGACCACTCGGTGGCCATTACCCCAGGGAAGAAAGATCAAAGCTTGCCGGTCCATGGGTCTCCAGGGTACATTGACCCGGAATACATTGAAACTCAAGAAGTTACAGCAAAATGCGATGTTTATAGCTTTGGTGTTTTGATGTTGGAGTTATTAACTTCAAGGGATCCCTTTGAAATGGCTCAATGTGGGAACAATTTGGTCGATGAGTTTGTTTCCGAGGTGGAAAGAAATGGTCTTAAGGCGTTGATCGACTTGATTCTTATGGAGGAAGCTAACTTAGATGAGATCCAATGTTTTGCCCGACTTGCTTTGAAATGTGTGGCAAAAAAAGGAGAGAAACGGCCGAGCATGGTCAGTGTTGTTGAAGAGCTATGGTTGATACAAGAAGGGCAAGTAAAGCCTAATACCCTGCACGAGCAATAG
- the LOC141657711 gene encoding wall-associated receptor kinase-like 1 isoform X2 → MKLDVFSKFFFLLGQDKRERKNRKKVKKAEKIESKEEYFTTNGGILLEKQIALSQGKDIGAHQLKILSEDEIVKATNNYDPDLIVGSFRGKYLYKGIINDKVVTIKTPQKRDPDPELVDRFLTAVAIRTVLCHDNMVRIYGCCFETCVPMTIHEYCPNMELHHHLHGDLALQKPLTWISRLRAAIDIAYALSYMHNALTKPVVHRDIMSFGILLDSSFHARLAYFGHSVAITPGKKDQSLPVHGTPGYLDPEYIETQEVTDKCDVYSFGVLMLELLTSRDPFEMAQCGQILVSEFVSEVERNGVKALTDLILMEEGKVDEIHRFALLALKCVVKKGEKRPSMISVVEELWLIQEQVNKRSPSKA, encoded by the coding sequence atgaaattggatgTGTTTTCAAAGTTCTTTTTTCTGTTGGGTCAAGATaaaagggagaggaagaacagGAAGAAAGTAAAAAAAGCGGAGAAGATTGAATCAAAGGAAGAGTATTTCACCACAAATGGCGGTATCTTGTTGGAAAAGCAGATCGCTTTGAGCCAAGGTAAGGATATAGGAGCACACCAGCTGAAAATTTTATCCGAGGATGAAATCGTTAAAGCTACAAATAACTATGATCCTGATCTCATCGTTGGTAGTTTTCGCGGTAAATATCTCTACAAGGGTATAATAAATGACAAGGTGGTAACTATCAAAACCCCTCAAAAACGCGACCCAGATCCCGAACTTGTGGATCGCTTCTTGACTGCAGTCGCCATAAGAACAGTTTTGTGTCATGACAATATGGTTAGGATCTATGGTTGCTGTTTTGAGACCTGTGTCCCAATGACGATTCATGAATACTGTCCAAATATGGAACTTCATCATCATTTACATGGAGATTTGGCACTTCAGAAGCCTTTGACATGGATCAGCCGGCTACGGGCAGCAATTGATATTGCCTATGCACTTTCTTACATGCATAATGCCTTGACAAAGCCAGTGGTTCATAGAGATATCATGTCATTTGGAATATTACTCGACTCATCGTTCCATGCAAGACTAGCCTACTTTGGCCACTCGGTGGCTATTACTCCAGGAAAGAAAGATCAAAGCTTGCCGGTTCATGGGACTCCAGGATACCTTGACCCGGAATACATTGAAACTCAAGAAGTTACTGATAAATGCGACGTTTATAGCTTTGGTGTTTTAATGCTGGAGTTATTAACATCAAGGGATCCCTTTGAAATGGCTCAATGTGGGCAAattttggttagtgagtttgttTCCGAGGTGGAAAGAAATGGTGTTAAGGCCTTGACTGACTTGATTCTTATGGAGGAAGGTAAGGTGGATGAGATCCACCGTTTTGCACTGCTTGCTTTGAAATGTGTGGTGAAAAAAGGAGAGAAACGGCCGAGTATGATCAGTGTTGTTGAAGAATTATGGTTGATACAAGAACAGGTGAACAAAAGAAGTCCAAGTAAAGCCTAA
- the LOC141655686 gene encoding putative wall-associated receptor kinase-like 16: MKLDILTKFLFLSGQAKRDMKNTKKNKEVQKFESKEEYFTKNGGILLEKQIALTQGKDIGAGQLRILSVDEIEKATNYFDPDLLLGNFRGTNLYKGTFDGKIVGIKTSENPNPNPELVDRLLTAAAIGMVLHHNNMIDIHGCCLETRVPMVLYEIYLKIDLYKHLHGDMALRKPLLWTTRIRVAIDVAYALSYMHNALSQPVVHRDVMSFGILLDPSFHAKLAFFDHSVAITPGKRDKKWPVHGTLGYIDPEYIETQEVTEKCDVYSFGVLMLELLTSRDPVEMARCGDDLVDEFVSEVEKNGFKAMIDIILWEEGNMDEIQRFARLALKCAAKKGEERPSMINVVEELWVIQDHVNNRTGNEA, encoded by the coding sequence ATGAAATTGGATATATTAACAAAGTTCCTTTTTCTGTCAGGTCAAGCCAAACGGGATATGAAGAACACGAAGAAAAACAAAGAAGTGCAGAAGTTTGAATCAAAGGAAGAGTATTTCACAAAAAATGGCGGTATCTTGTTGGAAAAGCAGATCGCTTTGACCCAAGGCAAGGACATTGGAGCAGGACAGCTGAGAATTTTATCTGTGGATGAAATCGAGAAGGCTACAAATTACTTTGATCCTGACCTACTCCTTGGTAACTTCCGTGGTACGAATTTGTACAAGGGCACGTTTGATGGCAAGATCGTAGGTATCAAAACCTCTGAAAATCCTAACCCAAATCCCGAACTTGTTGATCGCTTGTTAACTGCTGCCGCCATAGGAATGGTTTTACATCATAACAATATGATTGACATCCATGGCTGTTGTCTTGAGACCCGTGTCCCAATGGTGTTGTATGAAATCTACCTGAAGATAGACCTTTATAAGCATTTACATGGGGATATGGCTCTTCGGAAGCCATTGCTATGGACCACCCGAATAAGGGTAGCAATAGATGTTGCTTATGCACTTTCTTATATGCATAATGCCTTATCACAACCAGTGGTTCATAGAGATGTCATGTCATTTGGGATATTACTCGACCCGTCATTCCATGCAAAGTTAGCATTCTTTGACCACTCTGTGGCCATTACCCCAGGGAAAAGAGATAAAAAATGGCCAGTTCATGGGACGTTGGGATACATTGACCCGGAATACATTGAAACCCAAGAAGTAACAGAAAAATGCGATGTCTACAGCTTTGGAGTTTTGATGTTGGAGTTATTAACTTCAAGGGATCCCGTTGAAATGGCTCGATGTGGGGACGATTTGGTCGATGAGTTtgtatctgaggtggagaaaaaTGGTTTTAAGGCGATGATTGATATCATTCTTTGGGAAGAAGGTAATATGGATGAGATCCAGAGGTTTGCGCGACTTGCCTTGAAATGTGCagcgaagaaaggagaggaacgGCCGAGTATGATCAACGTTGTTGAAGAGCTATGGGTGATACAAGATCATGTGAACAACAGAACTGGAAATGAAGCCTAA